The Primulina eburnea isolate SZY01 chromosome 13, ASM2296580v1, whole genome shotgun sequence genome includes a region encoding these proteins:
- the LOC140809349 gene encoding PX domain-containing protein EREX-like — MEDISRKCLEMELKLKAEQDEKVVAEATNSSIVQENEALRQELDSAREQLKNLKKYQEDSDLRSKSDVKLLIKEVKSLRNSQSEQRQELDRMVKEKTELERRLQMEKQKTEHNKAANANLLHECEILRCRLEECSVNFLIEEENKLKMDTSYPSDAVDILATSDNRIGLLLAEAQLLAQEVKSSSITSHEGGDSGDHELRKMLCGVFMDNAILRKHVNSVVRCSLSTDNNMFETGKEEAPSRKAVLSKFLEK, encoded by the exons ATGGAGGACATCAGTAGAAAATGCTTGGAGATGGAGTTGAAGTTGAAAGCTGAACAG GATGAAAAAGTTGTCGCTGAAGCAACAAACTCTTCAATCGTTCAAGAGAATGAAGCATTACGGCAAGAGCTAGATTCCGCAAGAGAGCAGCTTAAAAACTTGAAGAAATATCAAGAAGATTCAGATTTGAGATCAAAGTCAGATGTTAAACTTCTTATAAAAGAAGTTAAGTCTCTTCGGAATTCTCAATCAGAACAGAGACAGGAGCTTGACAGAATGGTAAAAGAAAAGACAGAATTGGAG AGGAGACTACAAATGGAAAAGCAGAAAACTGAACACAATAAAGCTGCCAATGCAAATTTGCTACATGAGTGCGAAATTCTTCGTTGTCGGCTTGAAGAATGCAGTGTTAATTTTCTCATTGAGGAAGAAAACAAACTAAAGATGGATACTTCATATCCGTCTGATGCTGTCGATATATTGGCTACTTCAGACAATCGCATTGGTCTTCTTCTCGCAGAG GCACAGCTTCTGGCTCAAGAAGTTAAATCTTCATCCATAACAAGTCACGAAGGTGGCGATTCAGGTGACCATGAGTTGAGGAAGATGCTATGTGGTGTTTTTATGGACAATGCCATTTTGAGGAAACATGTCAATTCTGTAGTCCGGTGCTCTCTCAGTACAGACAACAATATGTTTGAAACTGGAAAAGAAGAGGCCCCTTCACGAAAAGCTGTTCTCAGCAAATTCTTGGAAAAGTAG
- the LOC140809348 gene encoding uncharacterized protein, translated as MKRAASQPLLKYFREEDAEEEEHGKINGKSLSDVDTIAKQVTCMTIHKKVAKKSRGELRSWDKYGGSWRLEQRTGAARLKKQLKARWTIQKLIDEQLTRFQAHYIRATGPTKLSDMAQLLMPRWSPGQELAAVSWLGDWRPSTILELLRSLINSLSNPFGVEHALSQLINDIRIEEAVIDEEITEIQATCVLHLPFGPVEGSGTDLARVKSEFKKIYRVVAKAQLLRLKAVELVVTKVLCQTDAAEFLVAFAGIQDVIHEIAMKASKGPVSIKGLGV; from the exons ATGAAGAGAGCTGCGTCTCAACCCCTTCT GAAATATTTTCGAGAAGAGGatgcagaagaagaagaacatgGCAAAATCAATGGAAAATCACTGAGCGATGTTGACACCATCGCCAAGCAAGTCACCTGCATGACAATACACAAGAAAGTAGCCAAGAAATCAC GTGGAGAGTTGCGTTCTTGGGACAAATATGGAGGATCATGGAGGCTAGAGCAGAGGACTGGAGCAGCAAGGCTAAAGAAACAGCTTAAAGCAAGATGGACCATTCAGAAACTGATTGATGAACAGCTGACCCGATTTCAGGCCCACTACATCAGGGCTACGGGCCCAACTAAACTATCAGATATGGCCCAACTTCTCATGCCCAGGTGGTCTCCGGGCCAGGAACTGGCCGCCGTGTCATGGCTTGGCGACTGGCGGCCCTCCACCATCCTGGAGCTGTTACGGTCATTGATCAACTCCTTATCGAACCCTTTTGGAGTAGAGCACGCCCTGTCGCAGCTGATCAATGATATACGTATTGAGGAGGCAGTGATAGACGAGGAAATCACTGAGATCCAAGCCACTTGTGTCCTTCACCTCCCCTTCGGTCCAGTCGAGGGAAGTGGGACAGATTTGGCTCGTGTCAAGTCCGAGTTCAAGAAAATCTATCGAGTTGTAGCTAAGGCACAACTCCTCAG GCTAAAAGCAGTGGAATTAGTGGTTACGAAGGTTTTATGCCAGACCGATGCAGCTGAGTTCCTCGTTGCATTCGCGGGAATCCAGGACGTCATCCACGAAATCGCTATGAAAGCGAGCAAGGGTCCAGTTAGTATCAAGGGACTTGGAGTTTAA